One Cupriavidus pauculus genomic window, CCAAGAATGGCGACCGCGTGACCGTGGACTTCGTGGGCAAGATCGACGGCGTGGAATTCGCCGGCGGCAAGGCCGAAGATTTCGCGTTCGTGCTCGGCGAAGGCCGCATGCTGCCCGAGTTCGAAGCCGCCGCCATCGGCCTGAAGGTCGGTGAGAGCAAGACCTTCCCGCTCGCGTTCCCGGCCGACTACCACGGCAAGGAAGTGGCCGGCAAGACCGCCGAATTCACGATCACGCTGAAGCGCGTCGAGTGGGCCCACATGCCCGAAGTGAACGACGAGTTCGCGAAGTCGCTCGGCATCGCCGACGGCAGCGTCGAGAAGATGCGCGCCGACATCCGCGAAAACCTCGAGCGCGAAGTCAAGCGCCGCACGCACGCCATGCTGAAGGACGAAGTCATGGAAGCGCTGATCAAGGTGAGCGAACTGGACGTGCCGAAGGCCCTGGTGGACCAGGACAAGGAACGCCTGGTCGAAATGGCCCGCCGCGACCTCGAGCAACGTGGCATGCCGAACGCCAAGGACATGCCGATTCCGGCCGACATGTTCACCCAGCAGGCCGAGCGCCGCGTGAAGCTGGGCCTGATCCTGGCCGAGATCGTCAAGGCCAACAGCCTGCAGGCCAAGCCCGAGCAGATCAAGGCCGAAATCGAGGACTTCGCGAAGAGCTACGAAGACCCGAAGGAAGTCATGCGCTGGTACTACGGCGACCAGCAGCGCCTGGCCGAAATGGAAGCCTACGTGCTCGAAAACAACGTGGTAAATTTCGTGTGCGAGAAGGCCAAGGTCACGGACAAGACGGTGTCGTTCGAGGAACTGACCGCCGAGTCGAATCCGCAACAAGCTTGATTCGGGCCTGATTCGCGTGAAGCGGCCGGCAAGGGTTTGGCCGGGGTTGAAAACCCCCGGCAGGGACCCAAGCTGGCCGTCATCCCCTGAATACCTGGAGAACCTGCATGACCCGCAATGATTTGCTAGACCGTCTGGCCACGACGCAGGCTTCGGCCCTGGAGACGCAGGGTCTCGGGCTGGTGCCGATGGTGGTCGAGCAGTCCGGCCGCGGCGAGCGCGCGTACGATATCTACTCGCGCCTGCTCAAGGAACGCGTGGTGTTCATGGTTGGCGAAGTGAACGACCAGACCGCGAATCTGGTCGTGGCGCAATTGCTGTTCCTCGAGAGCGAGAATCCCGACAAGGACGTGTCGCTCTACATCAATTCGCCGGGTGGCTCCGTTTCCGCGGGCCTCGCCATCTACGACACGATGCAGTTCATCAAGCCGGACGTGCAGACGCTGTGCATGGGCATG contains:
- the tig gene encoding trigger factor encodes the protein MSNVIENLGKLDRKVTLAIPKAEVQKETQERLVRLSKTVKMSGFRPGKVPMKMVEKQYGQQVEFEVRFDKAARAFFDITQAQDVKVAGQPKFDLKTDGVADDEVAFEATFEVYPEVKIGELTGAEVTRTKTEIGDAEIDKTVDILRKQRVHYHVRGEAGDHGDGGSDVAAKNGDRVTVDFVGKIDGVEFAGGKAEDFAFVLGEGRMLPEFEAAAIGLKVGESKTFPLAFPADYHGKEVAGKTAEFTITLKRVEWAHMPEVNDEFAKSLGIADGSVEKMRADIRENLEREVKRRTHAMLKDEVMEALIKVSELDVPKALVDQDKERLVEMARRDLEQRGMPNAKDMPIPADMFTQQAERRVKLGLILAEIVKANSLQAKPEQIKAEIEDFAKSYEDPKEVMRWYYGDQQRLAEMEAYVLENNVVNFVCEKAKVTDKTVSFEELTAESNPQQA
- the clpP gene encoding ATP-dependent Clp endopeptidase proteolytic subunit ClpP; translation: MTRNDLLDRLATTQASALETQGLGLVPMVVEQSGRGERAYDIYSRLLKERVVFMVGEVNDQTANLVVAQLLFLESENPDKDVSLYINSPGGSVSAGLAIYDTMQFIKPDVQTLCMGMAASMGAFLLAAGAKGKRSALPNSRIMIHQPLGGARGQASDIEIQAREILYLRERLNSILSEVTGQPVEKIARDTDRDNFMSGDQAVDYGLIDKVIARRG